From Agelaius phoeniceus isolate bAgePho1 chromosome 19, bAgePho1.hap1, whole genome shotgun sequence, a single genomic window includes:
- the RAB37 gene encoding ras-related protein Rab-37 isoform X1, producing MGSPDGAAGSETPGESGEPPKSSGDPPALPRDYQLSGKVMLLGDSGVGKTCFLLQFKDGAFLSGTFIATVGIDFRNKVVAVDGVKVKLQIWDTAGQERFRSVTHAYYRDAQALLLLYDITSKMSFDNIRAWLTEIHEYAQKNVVIMLLGNKADVSSERAVRTEDGASLAREYGVPFMETSAKTGMNVELAFLAIAKELKQRAVQPLDEPHFQIHDYIESQKKKTSCCAFS from the exons ATGGGCAGCCCCGATGGGGCGGCGGGGAGCGAGACCCCGGGGGAGAGCGGGGAACCCCCGAAGAGCAGCGGGGATcccccggcgctgccccgggATTACCAGCTGTCCGGCAAG GTGATGTTACTTGGAGACTCGGGCGTGGGGAAAACCTGCTTCCTGCTCCAGTTCAAAGACGGGGCCTTTCTCTCCGGGACGTTCATTGCCACCGTGGGCATAGATTTCCGG AACAAAGTGGTGGCCGTGGATGGTGTGAAGGTGAAGTTGCAG ATCTGGGATACAGCAGGACAGGAGCGTTTCCGCAGCGTCACCCATGCCTACTACCGGGATGCCCAAG ccctgctcctgctctacGATATCACCAGCAAGATGTCCTTCGACAACATCCGC GCCTGGCTGACGGAGATCCATGAGTATGCCCAGAAGAACGTGGTCATCATGTTGCTGGGCAATAAG GCTGATGTGAGCAGCGAGAGAGCTGTGAGGACAGAGGATGGAGCATCACTGGCCAGG GAGTATGGAGTGCCTTTCATGGAGACAAGTGCCAAGACAGGCATGAACGTGGAGCTGGCCTTCCTGGCCATTGCCAA GGAGCTGAAGCAGCGTGCGGTGCAGCCACTGGATGAGCCCCACTTCCAGATCCACGATTACATCGAGtcacagaagaagaaaaccagCTGCTGTGCCTTCTCCTGA
- the RAB37 gene encoding ras-related protein Rab-37 isoform X3, with amino-acid sequence MGARAAGPGGDGYNEALLHKTILVGDSGVGKTSLLVQFDQGKFIPGSFSATVGIGFTVMLLGDSGVGKTCFLLQFKDGAFLSGTFIATVGIDFRNKVVAVDGVKVKLQIWDTAGQERFRSVTHAYYRDAQALLLLYDITSKMSFDNIRAWLTEIHEYAQKNVVIMLLGNKADVSSERAVRTEDGASLAREYGVPFMETSAKTGMNVELAFLAIAKELKQRAVQPLDEPHFQIHDYIESQKKKTSCCAFS; translated from the exons ACAATCCTGGTTGGAGACAGTGGCGTGGGGAAGACATCACTGCTGGTCCAGTTTGACCAGGGCAAGTTCATTCCTGGCTCCTTCTCTGCCACTGTGGGCATTGGGTTTACG GTGATGTTACTTGGAGACTCGGGCGTGGGGAAAACCTGCTTCCTGCTCCAGTTCAAAGACGGGGCCTTTCTCTCCGGGACGTTCATTGCCACCGTGGGCATAGATTTCCGG AACAAAGTGGTGGCCGTGGATGGTGTGAAGGTGAAGTTGCAG ATCTGGGATACAGCAGGACAGGAGCGTTTCCGCAGCGTCACCCATGCCTACTACCGGGATGCCCAAG ccctgctcctgctctacGATATCACCAGCAAGATGTCCTTCGACAACATCCGC GCCTGGCTGACGGAGATCCATGAGTATGCCCAGAAGAACGTGGTCATCATGTTGCTGGGCAATAAG GCTGATGTGAGCAGCGAGAGAGCTGTGAGGACAGAGGATGGAGCATCACTGGCCAGG GAGTATGGAGTGCCTTTCATGGAGACAAGTGCCAAGACAGGCATGAACGTGGAGCTGGCCTTCCTGGCCATTGCCAA GGAGCTGAAGCAGCGTGCGGTGCAGCCACTGGATGAGCCCCACTTCCAGATCCACGATTACATCGAGtcacagaagaagaaaaccagCTGCTGTGCCTTCTCCTGA
- the RAB37 gene encoding ras-related protein Rab-37 isoform X2, with product MGARAAGPGGDGYNEALLHKTILVGDSGVGKTSLLVQFDQGKFIPGSFSATVGIGFTNKVVAVDGVKVKLQIWDTAGQERFRSVTHAYYRDAQALLLLYDITSKMSFDNIRAWLTEIHEYAQKNVVIMLLGNKADVSSERAVRTEDGASLAREYGVPFMETSAKTGMNVELAFLAIAKELKQRAVQPLDEPHFQIHDYIESQKKKTSCCAFS from the exons ACAATCCTGGTTGGAGACAGTGGCGTGGGGAAGACATCACTGCTGGTCCAGTTTGACCAGGGCAAGTTCATTCCTGGCTCCTTCTCTGCCACTGTGGGCATTGGGTTTACG AACAAAGTGGTGGCCGTGGATGGTGTGAAGGTGAAGTTGCAG ATCTGGGATACAGCAGGACAGGAGCGTTTCCGCAGCGTCACCCATGCCTACTACCGGGATGCCCAAG ccctgctcctgctctacGATATCACCAGCAAGATGTCCTTCGACAACATCCGC GCCTGGCTGACGGAGATCCATGAGTATGCCCAGAAGAACGTGGTCATCATGTTGCTGGGCAATAAG GCTGATGTGAGCAGCGAGAGAGCTGTGAGGACAGAGGATGGAGCATCACTGGCCAGG GAGTATGGAGTGCCTTTCATGGAGACAAGTGCCAAGACAGGCATGAACGTGGAGCTGGCCTTCCTGGCCATTGCCAA GGAGCTGAAGCAGCGTGCGGTGCAGCCACTGGATGAGCCCCACTTCCAGATCCACGATTACATCGAGtcacagaagaagaaaaccagCTGCTGTGCCTTCTCCTGA